A single Chanos chanos chromosome 8, fChaCha1.1, whole genome shotgun sequence DNA region contains:
- the LOC115819336 gene encoding B-cell receptor CD22-like, whose protein sequence is MILVIGVEAVAVPKSHNTTVLSRNVAQGLELSWVTPLSSTSACVVGQSVTLPQKNICALKGTDVYIPCTYTVNGYTVQSKEWYRIQTSGGWGRDLRTDPEYKTRVEYDDWSCGLRIKQLSLSDSGVYNFRFKTWNSDWISDPSGVTLSVTGIGKSCWSVTYRQKNICALRGSSVDLSCSYTYPAWHTVTTTLWFNTWQYWVEPTDLSLDEDYEGRVEFRGDKKSDCTLRIRDLRESDARNYKFRFLTNQEEGKYSGTSGVSLSITDLQVTVTPDTATEGQRVTLTCYTTCTLSNNPTYIWYKNGKALSSPDRVSTGSVLFSSEDRYSCAVKGHEDQQSPAVYPPKNTRASINSSGDIVEGSSVILTCSSDANPPVHTYTWYKKTGAGTSLIGSGQNYSITNISSEDSGQYYCKTENILGPENSTFITVDVLYPPKNTSVSVISSGSSVTLICISDANPDDPVPLYDNINSALAVTSDSTQGEDSDSQDYTNCIQFSQSDIPLYSTLQLPHSSTQEEEVQYATLNFTGPSAATRREDTAVIYSTVQKATT, encoded by the exons GTGTTGTGGGCCAGAGTGTGACTCTCCCTCAGAAAAACATCTGTGCTCTTAAAGGGACAGACGTGTACATTCCCTGCACTTACACAGTGAATGGTTACACAGTCCAAAGTAAAGAGTGGTACAGGATTCAAACCTCTGGAGGGTGGGGTAGAGATCTGAGAACAGACCCCGAGTACAAGACACGTGTGGAGTATGATGACTGGAGCTGTGGACTAAGAATCAAACAACTGAGTCTGAGTGACTCTGGAGTGTATAActttagatttaaaacatgGAATAGTGACTGGATATCTGATCCATCTGGGGTTACGCTGTCCGTGACAG GCATTGGAAAGAGCTGCTGGAGtgtcacatacagacagaagaACATTTGTGCCTTGAGAGGCTCATCAGTGGACCTGTCCTGTTCTTACACATACCCAGCCTGGCACACAGTGACTACAACTCTGTGGTTTAATACATGGCAGTACTGGGTAGAGCCCACAGACCTGAGTCTGGATGAAGACTATGAGGGTCGTGTGGAgttcagaggagacaaaaagagTGACTGCACTCTGAGAATaagagatctgagagagagtgatgcaCGAAATTATAAATTCAGATTTTTGACCAACCAGGAAGAAGGAAAATATTCAGGTACAAGTGGAGTCAGTCTGTCTATAACAG ATCTGCAGGTGACAGTGACTCCTGACACAgcgacagagggacagagagtaacACTGACCTGTTACACCACCTGCACTCTGAGTAACAACCCTACATACATCTGGTATAAGAATGGAAAAGCTTTGTCATCTCCAGACCGTGTATCCACAGGCTCAGTGTTGTTCAGCAGTGAGGACAGATACAGCTGTGCTGTAAAAGGTCATGAGGATCAACAATCACCTGCAGTTT ATCCCCCAAAGAACACTAGAGCTTCCATAAATTCCTCTGGTGacatagtggagggcagttcagtgattctgacctgcagcagtgatgccaacccaccagttcacacatacacctggtaTAAGAAGACTGGAGCTGGAACCTCACTGATCGGATCAGGACAGAATTACAGCATCACTaacatcagctctgaggacagtggacagTATTACTGCAAAACAGAGAATATTTTAGGACCAGAGAACTCAACCTTTATCACAGTTGACGTTTTAT ATCCTCCTAAGAACACATCAGTGTCTGTCATTTCCTctggcagttcagtgactctgatcTGCATCAGTGATGCCAATCCA GATGACCCGGTTCCTCTTTATGACAACATCAACTCTGCGCTGGCTGTGACCTCTGACTCCACACAGGGAGAGGATTCAGACAGTCAGGACTACACTAACTGTATTCAGTTCAGTCAGTCTGACATTCCTCTGTACTCAACACTCCAACTGCCTCACAGCAGCACACAGGAGGAGGAAGTTCAGTATGCTACTTTGAATTTCACTGGGCCCAGTGCTGCCACCCG GAGAGAGGATACAGCAGTGATCTACTCTACAGTCCAGAAAGCAACAACCTGA